The Sesamum indicum cultivar Zhongzhi No. 13 linkage group LG6, S_indicum_v1.0, whole genome shotgun sequence genomic interval TTCCTTAGCATAATGGAAGGTTCATCGAGGAGAAACGCCGGGGAAGAAGAAACACCAAGAAAATGAGCGGGAGCGACCATCCAACTAACTCCTGATGAGTTGCAGAAGATGATAGAGGAAGCTAGCCGGAAAGCAATCGTGGAATATGAAAGAAGAACCGCGACCCCGCTGGTCAAAGAAACGGCGAGGAGGCAGTTATTCGAGAATGTGGAGCCGCTGCGAGAGTCGAGAGTACAAGGCGGACAGGAGCATCGCAGTAAACGACCAGCGTCATCCAACGCTGGCTCCAGCAGCCATAGTCGTGCGAAGAGAAGGGAACCAGTAATTTCGCGTGCGGAAGTAGAAAGCGTAGGAAAGCAGATAGAGAACCTCAACAGACAGATAGACGAACTCAAAAAGCAAGGAGAAATAGTTGCGCACAACAAAAATTCACCCTTCTGCAATGACATCCTGGTCCAAGTGGTAGAGCCAGGATTCCGAGTACCCGACTTGCCGAGGTATGATGGAACTAAGGATCCCTACGAACATGTAGCGGCCTTCGACATGGTGATGAACTTATACGGGCAGCCAGGCCCGATCATGGCCAAATTGTTCGCGACCACATTGACTGGAAAAGCACAAGAATGGTTCACCAACTTGCCTCGTGGAAGCATTGATTCATATGAACAAATGATCCAGAAATTCTCCTTCCACTTTGCGAGTCGGAGGAAACAAAAGAGATCTGCCACCCACTTATTTACTATACGGCAAAAAGAGGACGAGACACTGAAGAGTTTCGTAGGGAGATTCAACAACGAAATGATAGAGATCCAGGACCTGCGCATAGATATGATGGTCAGTATCTTGATTCATGGTTTGAAGAAAGGTCCGTTCGCATCTGCACTTGCACGCGACCCGCTAGGAGATGCTGAGCAGCTTATGGCTCTAGCCCAGAAATATATAGATGAGGAGGAGATGAATGCGATGAAGGATTACGAGCGGAAGGAGCGTGAGCAGATGTACAGGAGATCGAACAAGGCGAGAGAGGCCGGGGGAAGTAGGCAAAAGCAGGAAAAGCAAAGGGAACCCAAGTACATTCCCAAATACCACAACTACACCCCGCTGCCAATGTCACGGGAAAAGGTGTTGATGATGGTCGAGAATGCGGATGTCCTCAAATGGCCGAGGCACACCAGGTATACCCCCTCCAAAAAATTCTCTAACAAATACTGCAGGTTTCACCGGGAGAGAGGGCACAACACGGAAGAATGCTTCcaattaaaagatgaaattgagAGGTTAATGAGACAAGGGTACTTCAGAGACCGAGTCCCTCACAATTGCAAAGCGGGCAGGGAAGAGCCCAGGAGAAGCAGGTCGAGAAGCCGAGACCGGAACCCGGGGCCCTCGAAGTCGACACAGGCCCCAACCGCCGGAAATAACGCGCCAACTAAAGGAGTAATCTACACGATAGCAGGGGGCTCTAGCTCGAATAGCTCGAATAGAGATAGGAAGAGGTGCGCCCGGACTATGAATTCAAGCCGAGGAAAAGAGTTCGTGCTGAATCGTGCGAAAAGTGGAAGAAGAGGAAGCCATTTCTTTCAACAGCTCTGACAAACCAGAAGAGACTGGGGAGATGAACGACCCAATCGTCATCAGACTCAACATAGCGAATTTCACAGTGCATAAGGTCTTGGTGGATAGTGGGAGTTCTGCAGATATTATCTTCAAAAGTGTGATCGACAAAATGGGCTTAGAAAATCTTCGGTTAGAGCCAGTCAAAACACCGCTAGTCGGATTCGGTGGAAGCGAAGTGACGTCCTTAGGAATGATCGAGTTGCCAGtgtctcacgaggcgcctatcacacagcgcgtcgtgtggctagtagtccgctgaCTACGTCCGCCAATACCTCCGCTCGGCACAAATGCAGCGCGCCGAATATATCAGAGTCGGGaggaacaaatcacaaaaccGTAAATTGCGCACGCGGATTCAGAAAAccaaattgcattaaactgAAGATGCGTatacaatgatcaacgatgctagagcaaggggttcgccttgagggggactccaacacgtcactaaaccaagcttcttgaactcattcccccctataataggcttaaaaaaataaatcctatcgTCTGCACTAGACACtagaaaagctgaaatttgcaactcaagaGGCGTAACGTCCCCTTGAGGaatctaaacaacagaaagcaaataacaaagcagtaacaaagcaataaaaggccTACACCTAGGACTCTAAGACTAGTTGGTTGTCCAGCGTCTGTCGATGAAGGTTGagtggtcggccatgtagaacggttgagtggccgaagtGCGCGTCACGGGGCCTAGTGAATGGGCAGCCCGTGACACAGTGTCAATAGGGGACGAACCCAAGCGGAGGACCACAATGGTAAAATTCTTGGTAGTGGACACACCGTTTGGGTACAATGTGATATTGGGCAGGCCAGGATTGAATTCGTTCAGGGCGGTCATCTCCACCTACCATATGAAAGTGAAGTTCCCAACGGACCGCGGGGTTGGAGAGGTAGCATGCGACCAAAAAGAGGCCCGGAAATGTTACAATTTATCATTGAAGGGGGAACCCGAAGCGAAGAAGAGAAAGGTCAAGGAGGACGCGGAGCCACGACCCTATGAGCCTGAACATCTAAAGCCCAGCGAGGAATACAAAGTCGTGCGGCTCACCCCCGAGGAGCCGGACAAAACCACCAGGATAGGTGTGAGCATGAAGGAGAAGGAGATGGCGATGATTGAGTTTCTTAAGGAGAACATGGACGTGTTCGCATGGGGTCGTCTGATTTCACGGGGATCGACCCGGAAGTGATCGTGCACAGACTAAACGTAGATCCAGCAATGCGACCCGTGCGGCAAAAGAAGAGATCATTCGGGAGCGACAAAAACGAAATCATCCGAAAGGAAGTGGACAAGTTGCTCAATGCCGGGTATGTAGCAGAGATTCAGTATACTGATTGGCTATCTAACGTAGTGCTTGTCCCCAAATCCTCCGGGAAATGACGAATGTGTGTGGACTTTACAGATCTGAACAAGGCGTGCCCGAAAGATCCCTACCCGTTGCCTCGGATCGACGTCATGGTGGATTCTACAGCAGGTTACGAGATGTTCTCGATGATGGATGCGTACCAGGGGTATCACCAGATCCACATGGCAGAGGAGGATAGAGATAAGACTTCCTTCATCACGGAGAAAGGAATCTTTTGTTATAACATGATGCCTTTCGGTTTAAAAAATGCAGGAGCCACATACCAGCGCCCTGGTTAATAAGATGTTCGGGGACCTGCTCGGGAAAACGATGGAAGTGTACGTGGATGACATGCTCGTAAAGAGCAAGAGGTCGCAGGATCACCTCGCGGATCTCGCCCAGGCATTCGCTATCATGAGATCATACGGGATGAAACTCAATCCAGACAAATGCACATTCGGAGTAGGAGGAGGTAAGTTTTTAGGATATATGGTCAGCGAACGGGGGATCGAAGCTAACCCGGAAAAAATTCAAGCCATCATGAATCTGCGATCTCCGACCACGATAAAAGAGGTTCAGAAGTTGACAGGGAAAATCACCTCCCTCGGCAGGTTTATTTCGCGATCAGCAGACAAAAGTCTCCCCTTTTTCAGGGTTTTGAGGAAGCCCAAAAACTTCGAATGGAATGAGGAGTGTGAGAAGGCGTTGCAAGAGCTGAAGGAGTACCTGACAACCCCTCCCCTATTGGCAAACCCGAAAGAGGGTGAAGAACTGTTCCTTTACCTGGGCGTATCGGAGCATGCGGTCAGTTCGGTGCTAGTAAGAGAAGAGGGAGGCCAACAGAATCCCATCTATTACGTGAGTAAAATGCTCCAAGGAGCCGAGTTAAGATACACGGAGATGGAGAAGTTAGCGCTCGCGCTGGTGGTCACCGCTCGAAAGCTACGACCATACTTCCAATCGCACAGGGTGATCATGCTAACGAATTACCCCCTGAAGCACGTAATGTCGCGACCCGAAGCGTCAGGTCGACTGATCAAGTGGACGGTAGAGTTGGGGCAATATGACATAGAGTATCGACCTAGGACGGCCCAAAAAGCGCAAATACTAGCAGACTTTGTGATAGAACTAGCAAGTGATCCCAATTTACCCATAGTCGTCGAGGAGCGAACCTCCAAATGGATGCTGCACGTAGATGGAGCCTCGAACGCCAACAGTGGAGGGGCAGGAGTATGGATACAGGGACCGAAGGGAGTCGAGATCGAGGCAGCTGTTCGTCTGGCTTTCCCCGTCACCAACAATGAAGCTGAGTACGAAGCGCTCATACTGGGACTAGAGCTTGCCTTCCAGGCGGGTGCCAAAGATTTGGAGGTGTTCACGGACTCTCAGCTAATCGCGCTGCAGATCGAAGGAACATATGAGACGAGGGAGAAAACCATGACATCTTACAAAGAGATCGCTCAGCAGTGGATGAGAAAATTTGACAGATGTTCGGTTTTGCAGGTTCCTAGAGCAGAAAACGACAAGGCGGATGCCTTATCCAAATTTGGGGCCACCATGGATGGAATTGGAGATCGCAAGATTGCTGCTCTGGTTCGAGCGCAACCGAGCATCGCAGGCGGGGCAGAGGTTCAGACGGTCGCAGAACCCGAATCATGGAAGGACGAGATTGCCAAATATCTTGAAGACGGCACCCTGCCCGTTGATCCCATTGCCGCTAAGAGAGTCAAATTCCGAGCCACCCCATTCACCATGTTATCAGGACAGCTCTATAAACGAACAGTTGATGGACCCCTCCTGAAGTGCTTAGACGAGGAGAGATTCATGTCATGCGAGAGATTCATGAAGGGAGCTGCGGTAACCACTCTGGAGCGAggtcgttggcgcagaagataataCGTCAAGGATTCTATTGGCCTACGATGGCAAAGGATTCCAAAGAGCTAGTGAAGAAATGTGAAAGCTGCCAAAAATACGCATCCCTGATACACCAACCTGCGACCCCGGTGAAACCAATCAAAATAGCCTGCCCATTCGACCAATGGGGGATCGACATTGTTGGACCTTTTCCCCCAGCACCGGCCcagaaaaaattcatcattgtgGCGGTGGAGTACTTCACCAAATGGGTCGAAGCAGAAGCGGTCGCGAGGATATCCGAGAATGAAGTCATCAACTTCATTTGGAAAAACATCATCTGCAGGTTTGGTCTACCTCGCATACTAATTTCTGACAATGGTACGCAATTtcagggaaaaaaaaatcacggGATGGTGCAAGGTGCTTAAGATCGCACAACACTTCACAGCAGTTGCGAACCCGCAAGCCAATGGACAAACAGAGGTGACCAACCGAACGATCCTCCATCATTTGAAAACACGGCTAGACAATAAAGGATCATGGGTTGACGAACTACCAGGGGTCCTATGGGCTTATAGAACAACACCTCGAACCGCAACAGGGGAGACGCCATTCTGCTTAGTATATGGAACGGAAGCTATCATCCCAGCAGAGATCGGTGAAGAGTCCCAGAGGGTGGCGATGTACGATTCCGAGGCTAACCAACAGGAGCGAAGCTTTGATCTCACTTTGATCGAGGAAAAGAGAGACGCGGCGTACGCAAGGATTCTGCACCACAAGGGATTGATGATGAGAAGCCAGGGTCGAAGAGTTCGACCGCGACAGCTCTAGGTGGGGGATCTCGTGCTCAAAAAGGTCGAAGTCTCAAAGCACGTAGGCAAACTAGAACCCCCGTGGGAGGGGCCGTTCAAAGTAGTGGAGATCAAAAAGAAAGGGACGTATAGGCTGCAGGACATGCAAGGGCGGAATTTGCCACGATCGTGGAACATCCAGAACTTAAAAAGGTTCTACGCTTAAACCTGAAAACTCGAACTGCAGCGGGATCGCACACCAAGGAGCCtgcgaaaggccatcaactgctGAGGGATCGCACACCAAGGAGCCtgcgaaaggccatcaaccgaCGAATAGagcaaggagcctgtgaaaggccatcaactgctGAGGGATCGCACACCAAGGAGCCtgcgaaaggccatcaaccgaCGAATAGAGTAAGGAGCCGGTGAAAGGCCACCAACCGCTGAGGGATCGCACACCGAGGAGCCTGCGAAATGCCATCAACCGACGGATAGAGCAACGAGCCTGTGGAAAGCCGTCAATCAAAACTTCTAGCAGATTACCAGATTGTATAATTAAAGGTTAGGAGGATTGTGTCCATGATTGAACGTTGTTATTGTTAAACATCTGTACCCACTGTAAATTCATTTAACTTGGCTTATAAAACTATGTGCACCTTTTTTATGCCCTTTCGTGCTCATCTTTTCTCTAATCGCAACTATGCCAATCTGCCGAAACAAAaagcgaactgaaaaagacgcgtccaacatgcgaactgaaaaagacgcattcaaacaaaacgcgaactgaaaaagacgcgtccaaaatgcaaactgaaaaagacgcattcaaacaaaacgcgaactgaaaaagacgcgtcaaaaatgcgaactgaaaaagacgcattcaaacaaaacgcgaactgaaaaagacgcgaccaaaatgcgaactgaaaaagacgcattcaGACAAAACGCGAACCGAGAAAGACCAAAAAGACGCATCCAAATAACAtgtgatctgaaaaagacacACTCAAAAAGGGACGCGACATTTTGGAGGTCAAAAACGCCTTGTATGCAAAGGCAAAATATTGCATGCAAAGGTAAAATTCGGTTACAGTGATCAGACGATCGAAATCAGAAACGATCATACAGAGAGAGGCACATCAAATCGAAAGAGCAGTTTCATTAATGAATGGACATTTACAGATTCACTATGCCCCACGGATCAGTTTCCCTAAAAATGTACAAGTTAGTCAAGGGGAAGAAGGGGTCATacaaaaagaccaaaaaattCTGTCAAAAAGAGGGGAGGAGTTTAAGCAGCTTCTCCATCATCTTGGTCCTCAGCCTCGGCTTCCATTTCTGCGCGTAAGACCATGAATTCGTCGTCTTTCAGTTCGGGGTCCGGAGGATAGGGTTGAAGATCGCCATCAAGAGTGATATCCAATCGGCTGCAATCAAAAGACTCTTGGAACCCGCCGAGTTTTTCGATCTGGTACTCGCAGGTCTTATAACCTTTGGCAAACGAGTCAGTAGATTTAAGTTCCAAGGCAGTCGTAAAAGTGTCCGTCTTCAGAAAATCACGGACAGCAGCCATTCGAGAATCAGCCAGGAGTTTTTGGTGTTCCTCCAGAGAGATGCGACCGGACTGGCCTTCTTCAAAACCTCGTGCATGGCCTTCTGCCAGTCCAGCCTCCCGGCCAGCATCGAACCCCTCTTTCCTGCCTTCAGCCAGGGCAACTTCCCTTTCAGATATGgcgatctctctctctctcctggCGACGTCGAGCTCGCCCGATAAGCGTTTAATCTGCTCAGCATAGGACAACAATTCATCCGCATGCTTCAGCGCCTGGTTGTCCAGATCCACCACCCGGGCTTGAAGCTCTTGCACCTTCTTATCGGACTTGATGTAGTTCTTGCGATAAGACGTGCATTTCAACGACAAGCTCCGGAGAAATGTTAGACCCTGCAAGACCATTGTTATATGAGTTCGGGCAGATAGGGGCAGCCTGGGGATAGAAATTTACCTGTAGCATAGCGTGGGCTCCGAATTGCTCGACCCGAATAGGATTGGTCATTACCAGGGAGCCTTGATCGCGAAGTGAGGTCAGTGAATTGTACACGTCAAAAGGCTCCCCCTCGGCCTCAGCAAAAAGCACCGTGCTAGTGGAGCCATCCCACCTCGAAGGCTTCGCCCGGGAGGCGTCAGGCTGCGACTCAGAGCCCGCTGCAAACCCCCGGGCCTCTTCCCAATGCAAAGCAAGCTGCTCCAGCTTCAGAAACCTGTCCCGCTCATCTTCTTGGCTGGACTTGTCCGCAGCTTCCCGAGCCATCCTGCTCAGACTCTTAGGCCGTGGGGACGGAGATTTTGGAGGATCAGAAGGACCCGCCGACTCCTTCCCCTTCGAATCTTCCTCATGCCCATGTTTCAGCGAAGACCGTTTCCTTTTTTTCGGCTTCTCCCAACCAGCCCTCTCCGGCTTCTCAGACTCCACCCCTTGATCGCCGCTGATAGTATCCAAGTTCAACTCCAGGTCGCTGGAGTTATATTCGAGAAGAGGCAGAGAGGGGGTCCCTTCGCTGTCGACGAGGATAGGCTGGCGGTCAGTAGGACCTGGCGACACACGGACTTGTGACGGAATGGGCGCTGGAGGAAGATCCTTAGGGGGAACAGGACCCTTAGCAGTTTGATCCTTAGCAGAGGTAGAGGCGACCTGTTTCCCCTTGGCCTTCGCCTTGTCCACTTTGTTCGCAGCCGCTTGCATCCGTAGGGCATTGTGCGAACTCATGATGATGCTATCTGCAAGACAAACAGACACGTAAGCGCGGTAAAACAGGACGATCAGAACAGCgagagaagagaaaatcacCTAAGGACTCTTCAATGTGGAAGGATGTAGGAGAAAGCCCAGAAAGTTGTAAAACTTTCTCAGAGAGAAGCTTATTGGggtcatacttataggacaTTAGACTCCTTATTTGGTCACCTTCTAACCCCCCTCCACTAGTTTTCGGAAGAGGTTTATACTTGGTCCACTCGTTTTTAAAGGGCCAGACACCTCTAGGAGgtcgaataaaaatatagcGATCTAACCAGACCCCTACATTCGACTTCAGGGCGCTCAGATACCCACACTCGGGCTTGGCCGAAAGGTAGAAGAAACCTCTACTCCCAGACCGTTTAGAGGTGGTGAAAGTATACAGACtccaaaaattgtcaaaactgggttcaaaacctaagaattgcattattacaacaaaaaggGGTAATAGAATTAGGGGAAAGTTGCATAGGACATAACCCCAGCTTATTCAAAATCGCGGCCACAGGAGGAGCCAAGGGAAACCGGAGTCCGGCGTCAAGGTGTTTAATAGAAAAAGCACTAAAACCCTCGGGGGGACGGTGCAATGCGATCGAAGGTGGCAGGGATGATGATGTCGTAATCGGACGGAATATGGTACTTCTCTCTGATCCTAAGAACCGAGGTCGTTACCTTACTAACCAGGGCTTCCCAAAGGTTTTTGGCGAGCCTATCCTGGAACCTAGCGAGAACCGATGGGCCAGCTTGCTTATCATGAAGCTTGGAAATAGGAAATTGCTTGTTTCTTTTCGGAGAGGTGGAGAAGGACACATGAGCAGACCCTGACACAGACTTAGAGGCAGAACCAGACTCGGACCTAGACACGGACTCAGACGCAGACACAGAGGGAATGGCAGCAGATCCCGAACCAGGATGCGACTTAGAGTTCGAGTTAGAGCTGGAAGACATCGTACCTTAGAATAGGATGGCTTTGGAAGCTGCAGATCGAATTCGAACTTCAAGCTGTAAAGAGCGGTCGCAGAAAGTCAGTATGTGGGGCAGGCGAAACGTTTTGAATGCGGGGAGTATTTATAGACAAAATACCCTCGGGATACGAGCCACAGAACAAACCGATGAGACGGGGACACGTGTCCGCAGCGACGGTTCGACTTCCTCAAAGGCACGAGCGCGCACTTTGAGAAAGTGAGGGAGTAATGATGAGTATCCAAATATCGCACCTACAAAAGGACCAAAACGCCcctcattaagggcattatagTCATTTTGCGATCAGGATCCGCGTACGTTGTAGCAGACGGGTCGCAGttgacccgacccggatcgcGTACACCGACCGAAGACCCGGATAATGACCACCGTTCGATCAGAACGCGCACCGACGAGatgaggccacgtggcctAGTACTTGACGTAC includes:
- the LOC105165042 gene encoding uncharacterized protein LOC105165042; the encoded protein is MRPVRQKKRSFGSDKNEIIRKEVDKLLNAGSEQGVPERSLPVASDRRHGGFYSRLRDVLDDGCVPGEPHTSALVNKMFGDLLGKTMEVYVDDMLVKSKRSQDHLADLAQAFAIMRSYGMKLNPDKCTFGVGGGKFLGYMVSERGIEANPEKIQAIMNLRSPTTIKEVQKLTGKITSLGRFISRSADKSLPFFRVLRKPKNFEWNEECEKALQELKEYLTTPPLLANPKEGEELFLYLGVSEHAVSSVLVREEGGQQNPIYYVSKMLQGAELRYTEMEKLALALVVTARKLRPYFQSHRVIMLTNYPLKHVMSRPEASGRLIKWTVELGQYDIEYRPRTAQKAQILADFVIELASDPNLPIVVEERTSKWMLHVDGASNANSGGAGVWIQGPKGVEIEAAVRLAFPVTNNEAEYEALILGLELAFQAGAKDLEVFTDSQLIALQIEGTYETREKTMTSYKEIAQQWMRKFDRCSVLQVPRAENDKADALSKFGATMDGIGDRKIAALVRAQPSIAGGAEVQTVAEPESWKDEIAKYLEDGTLPVDPIAAKRVKFRATPFTMLSGQLYKRTVDGPLLKCLDEERFMSCERFMKGAAVTTLERGRWRRR